One window from the genome of uncultured Tateyamaria sp. encodes:
- a CDS encoding Lrp/AsnC ligand binding domain-containing protein, with product MTTCVFIQIRCRPGSTYKVAEEIALREIHSELYSTSGDYDLMMKVYIPEGQDVGKYINDELLDIDGIERSLTTMTFKVF from the coding sequence ATGACCACCTGCGTCTTTATCCAGATCCGCTGTCGTCCCGGATCGACCTACAAGGTCGCCGAAGAGATCGCGCTGCGCGAAATCCATTCCGAGCTGTATTCGACCTCGGGTGACTATGACCTGATGATGAAGGTCTATATCCCCGAGGGGCAGGACGTGGGCAAATACATCAATGACGAACTGCTGGACATCGACGGGATCGAGCGGTCGCTGACCACCATGACGTTCAAGGTGTTCTAG